tttcctCAACTCTAGTATAACGGAGGAAGTATTTAGGAATAGAGCGAGTAGCATGTAAGGCATCTTTGCACACCAATGTGAGATGAACAAGACGGTCATAAAGGCACTAGTGTTAGCTAGCTAGCTCCCTCCTTTCCATAATGTAAGATATTTTTTAACACTAATATTTAAGTCTAAAGCTGAAGGCCCCTTCCATCCTGGCCGGGTCGTTTCTTCCTAGCTCAGCACATCCGTGGCAAATGGCGGCACAAGGTTTAGAGGCCAGAGGAGTCCGAGGCAGCAGGGGTTATGCGGTTAGCGCCAACAATATGGGCAGACGGACGTCCTACTCTGCTCCATAGCTTATTCCGCCCTTGATGACAACATCTACGTCCGCATGCTAAAGATCGGAGTAGTATAATCAGTTTGTTAACGATCTACTACTACTTACTGTTGTCATTCATTCATGGTGACCTTGACGTTGTCAGAAGGTTCAGGGTCTTCCGAGAGGAAGACATCAAAATTTAGCCGCTAAAACCTTCCTATATAAAGACTTGCAAGTTTCAACAAATTTACTCGAGCTTTGCACTGATCATCCAGTCCATCCATACGCTGGATTTCATGGCTCCTTTACAAGCTCTGAGCTTGCTCCTACTTGCCTCACTGGCCAGCTCGGCGGCGTCCGGCTACCGCTCCACGCTCACCCACATTGACTCCAAACTCGGCTTCACCAAGGCACAGCTGATGCGCCGAGCCGTGCACAGAAGCCGCCTCCGAGCGGCCTCGATGCTACCAGGCTATTCCACAACGCTTTCCAGCTCGAACGCCGGGCCAAGGCTCCGCTCGGGCCAGGCCGAGTACCTTATGGAGCTCGCCATCGGGACGCCGCCGGTGCCGTTCGTCGCCCTCGCCGACACCGGCAGCGACCTCACATGGACGCAGTGCCAGCCGTGCAAGCTCTGCTTCCCGCAGGACACGCCCGTCTACGACCCGACCACCTCCTCCAGCTTCTCCCCCGTGCCCTGCTCCAGCGCTACGTGCCTGTCCATATGGAGCCGCAACTGCACCCCTACCGCGCTCTGCAGGTACCGCTATGGGTACGAGGACGGCGCCTACTCGGCAGGTGGCTTGGGTACGGAGACGATCACGTTCGGCTCTAGCGCGCCCGGCGAAGCAccggccgcctccgccggaggcgtGGCGTTCGGCTGCGGCACGGACAACGGGGGCGACTCGTACAACTCCACCGGGACGGTTGGCCTGGGCCGTGGGAGCCTGTCCCTCGTGGCGCAGCTAGGGGTCGGCAAGTTCAGCTACTGCCTCACCGACTTCTTCAACACCAGTCTCGGCAGCCCAGTCTTGTTCGGCTCCCTCGCGGAGCTGGCTGCCAGTGGTGGCGCCGCCGTGCAGTCGACGCCACTTGTGCAGAACCCGCAGGGTCGGTCGTGGTACTACGTCTCCCTCGAGGGCATATCGCTCGGTGACGCTCTCCTGCCGATCCCGAATCAAACATTCGCGCTGCAGGCCGACGGCACCGGCGGGATGATCGTGGACTCCGGCACCATCTTCACGGTCCTCGTGGAAAGTGCTTTTAGGGTGGTCGCCAACCACGTCGCCGAGCTGCTCGGCCAGCCAGCGATCAACGCCACGAGCCTGGACAACCCTTGCTTCCCGGCTCCTGCCGGTGAGCGGCAGCTCCCGGCCATGCCGGACATGGTGCTGCACTTCGCCGGCGGTGCGGATATGACGCTGCATAGGGACAACTACATGTCCTTCGACGAAGAGGACTCGTCGTTCTGCTTGAACATTGGTGGGACGACGTGGACTTCGATTCTCGGCAATTTCCAGCAGCAGAATATACAGATGCTGTTTGACATCACCGTAGGGCAAATGTCATTTGTCCCCACCGACTGTAGTAAACTCTGAGGTGTGAAGCTTACTGGTTGACGTGAGTTGTTTTAAGTTATGACCATACGAGTTACCAATGTTCATTGAGCGTTGCTTCAGTGCTCCCCCTAACTGAATTTCGTACCCTTGTCCCTCGCGAGTTTATTTTTCCCTTGGCCCGCTGTAACCCAGATCCAAGCCCTGTTTAACCCGTATAACCCAGACCATATATGTACAGTACCCTTCCCCGAAAAAAATCACACGACCCCACGATCACATACGACCTGCCGAATCCAATCATTCACGCAGCTTCATAATTCACGCATTACTCTAGTTGAGGTTCTTTACGAATATCGGCGGCGGCCATCTCGTCGCCGGTGATATCGTCGGACAGCGCGCGCGGCGCCGTCGTGAATCTCCAGGGCTCGCTGGTACCGCATCCCGCGTCCCCCCATTTGTCTCGCTCGCGGCAGCATCAAACAAACTGCCGCCGTTTTCGTggtagtggttaacctagcggggcGGGTAACGTAGCTACCCGGCGGCGCAGGCGATCGTAGATCTTGTTCCGATAGTGGTGCTCCTCGTGATCTAGGTTCTTTGTCTAGGGTTAACATAGCGTCGGTTGTCGTCGGCTGTGTGCACGATGGCTATCGTTATTTGATGTGGCGGCTAACCTAGATATCCGGCAGCACAGGTAATCACATATCTAGATTTGGTAGTGCTGCTCCTCGCGATCCAAAGTGATCAGGAAGGGTGCCGTGGCCATGTTCCTTACTAGGTTTGCACGATCTGAACGCCCTCGGTTGGGGTAGTTTACTTAAAGTTCGTGATCCTGTGCTATGTGTCCTCTATTTCATTATTGATATTGTTTGCACATGTGATAACACTTACTATTTGTTGTAGGAAATGGCAGACAATGAGTTAACTGATATCATGgtagacatggagtttggagaactgCTGAAGGACTGGATGGAtgattggtcagatgatgaaagTTCAGATAGTGCAGATTGGTCAGAAAATGGGAACGAAGGGGATgatcttaatgtgagtggcattatcatgttctaattttttggtggcatccgaCAATATTATATTTTTGTATTGAAAATTTATAGATGGACGAGGATGATGATGGTCAGGAAAACAACTCCGAGGTCTtgaatgaagattacattagtcaggtacgGAAGTGGAATTTTTTTGGCATGCATGCAAATTGAATTTTTCTCTTTATATTATATGATAACtaattatgtatttgtgttgtaATTTTTAGCTAATTTCAGGATCtcataatgcgtacgactattacggtgaatccgaTGCGGAGACAGGCCTTGATGACGAACCGGGGAGTCGCAGTCATTGGTCAACATGAGTGAGGTATGTATGTAATCAATGTTGTATGGAAGTAATGTTAAACCATAGAAAACTATTTTCATGGCTATGttttgattgtgtaggtgacagaaGATGGGGGGAAAGAGAATGTCCAAGATATTGCGCatgcagatgataagagggatatgttcatgaaGATAAGAGAGATGACTTTATGTCTCAAGAAGCAGCGTTCGttttctacaacagctatgctagagataATGGTTTCAACATTAGAAAGGATAAGGTCAGGTATAGCAAAACTAAGTCACATCATATGTGTTATAGGTGGTATGTTTGTTCCAGAGAAGGGAAGCATGACAGCAAGTTGCTAACCAAGGAAGGACGCACCCGTAGGCACCGACCCGAGTCACGCTACAACTGTGAAGCGCACCTGACCGTGAAGCTTGATGAAAAGGGTGGGGTTTggtgtgttgaaagttttgagggCAAGCATATCCATATGTTGGCAAGACCGGACGAAGTACCTTTcctttggtcccacagaaaaatcaaagagtgCCAGAAAGCCGAGATATTGTCCATGGGAGCCGCAGGGATTAGAATTCACACCATTATGGATTCCTTCGtcagcaaacatgtatggtacTGCGGTGTTGGTTTTACGAGGCGTCATATATACAACCTTTGCTccagggagaagaggaagctgctttcaaaaggtgatgttgccacagccataggcatcatggccagtaggaaagagagggatcctagcttcttttgCGAGTACAAGCTAGATAAAGAAGGACATATGAATAGAATGTTCTGTTAtgactcccagtctcgtcatgactatgaggacttcgCCGACGTGGTTGCATTTGACAACACATACAAGATGAACCTctatggtatgccattcataccttttgcTTGTCTTAACAAACAccggaagaccactgtttttgGTTGTGGCATAGTTCCGGACGAGACCGAAGAGACATATGTGTGGGTGCTGCAAACTTTTTTGAGGCCCATGTGTCAGAAGCTACCGAAGACTGTATCACGGACGCCGATGCTGCGATGATCAGGGCGATTCGCGAAGTCTTGCCAGCCGcgtggcaccgtatatgtacgtggcatatagaaaaatatatgaagattcacctcagtcacaagtccttgaaCCAGTTCCGAGCTCTTCTGTACTACAGCATGTccacgtttgaggagagatggcatGCGTTTGCCAAAAGATGGCAGTTGGAAAAAAATAGTAACATGGTTGAGACGGATGTGTAAGAAGAGGAGACTATGGGCCACAGCTTATCTGATAGAggggttttggcttggcatgaaaagcaagCAGAGGAGTGAAAGTTtgaactcatgccttcacctccaccaagacggtgaaatgaccctggtggatatgattttgcactatgagaacGTCGTTGTACGTATCCGTGAGAACGAGGCGCGAGATGACTGCACGGCCTCACAGACTTTACTGGTGCCAATTACTATCTCCAGGGAACAATAGTAAAAAACACTATCTCCAGGGAACTTGAGAGCTActtctcacgtcttcactccagcaaCGTCATGGAGATTGTAGAAATAATGCTCAGAGACGAATCACAGTAGTACATCGTGGCCTAGAAGAATAACCGGAAGAGACATTTTTGGGTGGAGTATACACCAGTAAATTCGGCAGAAACTATaaggtgcagctgcagaagaatgatttgaaagggtctaccttgcaagtacatattccatgtactgaagtacatgaatatatctgaaataccaaagtgtttagttcttgttcggttcacgaaagaagcaaggttgggactgcccgTGAGGCGCACAAGTGATCTGTTGGGATTTGGTTGGACTGGGGTAGGGGAAAGAATGTAATATAGCCATGTCAGTGTGTTAGCGTCAAAAACTATGCATGCGGCATGCAAACACCTAGCTTTGTGGGATTAGTTATAGGAGAGTTTGAAGGCCGTGATAGCTAAGAGACATGAATATGATCTGCTATAGGAAAATTTGAGCAAGAAAACGTGTGATCTCGGCAAGTGCGCAATTGAATATGTAGATGATGGTGAAGGCAACATGGTTGCAGTTCAAAATCCTGTGAAAGTGTCAAGCAAAGGTGCAACAAAGGTAGATGAGAACCGCCCTGTCTCGAAAAATGGTAGACCACTCTCTTATGATGAGTTGAAAACCTGGTGCGAAACTTGCAAATTGCTAGGACACGCTAGACATAGCAAGAAATGCAAACTATATAAGAAGTAAGTGTTTGTATGCATtgttaattattattatttttccttaTCATTCATTAACTTATCTTGTCTTTTATCATGTGCAGAAAtgtggagaaggaagaagagtagaACACTTGCTTAAGTTATTTACGGATGAATCGAGTGAACTGGCCAGTATATCCTTCACATTATGACATCATGTGTGTTTGACGTTTCGCGTGTTTGGTTCCTATATATTGTAGCAACTTCGTTGGTAGTTTGTTTACTGGGAGTGTGCTTTGGTTGAACTATGTTTGGTTTTATGCATGTAGGATGTTGTGACTTTGATGTGAGGTTCACCTCAATTGTTGGTCTGTCAACCTTTTACATCACTAAAGAAGCAACaaaagtgaaaggatcgagaagaggtgtctagaggggggtgaatagactctcaacaagcaaaagtagcagtttttaagttcttcaagttgaggtggagttttagaacaagtttaagcattcacaatatatttcaagcaagcatggcaagagtatatgagcagcggaaagtaaagcatgcatgttgcaagaaagtaaagggatgggattggagtgtgcaaacgcaatttgagacacgtagatttttggcgtggttccgataggtggtgctatcgtacatccgcgttggtggagacttcaacccacgaagggtaactgttgcgtgagtccacggagggctccacccacgaagggtccacgaagaagcaaccttgtctatcccaccatggccatcgcccacgaaggacctcacttgggtagatcttcacgaagtaggcgatctccttgcccttacaaactccttggttcaactccacaatcttgacggaggctcccaagtgacacctaaccaatctaggagataccactctccaaaaggtaatagatggtgtgttgatgatgaactccttgctcttgtgcttgaaatgatagtctccctaacactcaactctctctcacagatttggctatggtggaaagatgatttgagtggcaacttggggaaggctagagatcaagattcttgtggttggattggaatgtcttggtctcaacacatgagtaggtggttctctctcagaaaatgagtagtggaagtgtaggcacgttctgatggctctctcttgaatagagaagggggtggaggggtatatatggcctccacacaagatctaaccgttacacacatttgacccaactcggtcagaccgaataggtgaactcggtgagaccgattcagttcacaATGTGAACGTCAGAGTTCTCGGTGGGACCCACATGatcaactcgataggaccgatgtGCTATGGTTAAGGAAAAACCTCacctcggtgtgaccgattgcatgaactgggtgggaccgatttcagcaatgagcaaacagagagttggtcaggcaaactcagtgggaccgattgctcatttcggtgagccaaaataattgcaacagacaacagagagtttgctaggccatctcagtgagaccgagatcctattggtgagaccgaattgattagggtttctggcagtggctatgtcaaaggaactcggtggcgccggatggatcaaattggtggggccgagtttgactttagattttggacatatttggaattgagaaagtggttgagggctttggagcatatcactaagcactttgagcaagtagaccattaagcaacacctgatCCCCTTTTAATAGAATTggcctttcctatggactcaatgtgatcttggatcactaaaatagaaatgaagagtcttgagcttttgccaatagttgtccttagcatcttgaaggggtcccacgtcctcttatccatgccacgcctttgttgaactttctgaaatatacttagatgaaaatattagtccaacaagggatatgttgacattaattaccaacaccacccagggagcacttgtgctttcaatccccctttttggtaattgatgacaacatacatcaaagctttagataaagatatgaagagtaacaagtaaagctttggaaagacatgtaacatgcagaggctcccctacatgtatgcaatcatgtaaagataGAATATGAGAGCATGTGAGTGCATAGGCATATCAGAGCAAGCAATGAGCTAAATGTATCTTGGCTATAGGCATCAGAGTAAATGATGTTGATGAAAtaagtgtaccttcatgttcatgagtccttgcaaaaatatgtacatcagcaaaAGATCATCAtgtacatgagtgtgatgcatatacttaccttgtggtcttgagctggctttggttgaggtgaacttgagaaaacagggttagataacacaaggacacctgagggagtcctggactaaggggtcctcgggcgttcggtctattcgatatgggccggactaatgggctgtcaaGATACAAGGAAGAAGACCACTTTTCATGTCTGGTTGGGACTCCCGTATATGTGAACGGCAAGTTTAGGTGTCCGGGTATATTA
This region of Triticum aestivum cultivar Chinese Spring chromosome 2D, IWGSC CS RefSeq v2.1, whole genome shotgun sequence genomic DNA includes:
- the LOC123055703 gene encoding aspartic proteinase nepenthesin-1-like, yielding MAPLQALSLLLLASLASSAASGYRSTLTHIDSKLGFTKAQLMRRAVHRSRLRAASMLPGYSTTLSSSNAGPRLRSGQAEYLMELAIGTPPVPFVALADTGSDLTWTQCQPCKLCFPQDTPVYDPTTSSSFSPVPCSSATCLSIWSRNCTPTALCRYRYGYEDGAYSAGGLGTETITFGSSAPGEAPAASAGGVAFGCGTDNGGDSYNSTGTVGLGRGSLSLVAQLGVGKFSYCLTDFFNTSLGSPVLFGSLAELAASGGAAVQSTPLVQNPQGRSWYYVSLEGISLGDALLPIPNQTFALQADGTGGMIVDSGTIFTVLVESAFRVVANHVAELLGQPAINATSLDNPCFPAPAGERQLPAMPDMVLHFAGGADMTLHRDNYMSFDEEDSSFCLNIGGTTWTSILGNFQQQNIQMLFDITVGQMSFVPTDCSKL